The sequence catctcgagtgcgttttttttttctttctaatcttcactagcctctgggaaggagaagatcctgtgatcattgaaacacatgcagctggtggagaaaagaaaagggacagcggtatttaaaaagacacattttataaaacactggctacactctttcagggtaaaccttgctgttaacattacatacatagcacatgtgctgtcgttacaaggtcgcattttgcctccccccaccgcgtggctaccctctcaaccctcccccctccctgtggctaacagcggggaacatttctgttcagccgcaggcaaacagcccagcaggaatgggctcctctgagtgtcccctgaagaaaagcaccctatttcaaccaggtgaccatggattatatctcactctcctgaggataacacacgaacggatgttgcttgaacgccagcaaacatacactgcaatgctttgttgtacaatgattcccgagtacgtgttactggcctggagtggtaaagtgtcctaccatgaaggacgcaataagtctgccgtccccagaaaccttttgcaaaggctttgggagtatatccaggagagccgcgaatgccagggcaaagtaatcctttcacatgcttgcttttaaaccatgtatagtattttaaaaggtacactcaccggaggtcccttctccgcctgctgggtccaggaggcagccttgggtgggttcagggggtactggttccaggtccagggtgagaaacagttcctggctgtcgggaaaaccggtttctccgcttgcttgctgtgagctatctacaacctcgtcatcatcttcatcttcttcgtccccaaaacctgcttccgtattgcctccatctccattgaaggagtcaaacaacacggctggggtagtggtggctgaaccccctaaaatggcatgcagctcatcatagaagcggcatgtttggggctctgacccggagcggccgttcgcctctctggtt is a genomic window of Natator depressus isolate rNatDep1 chromosome 1, rNatDep2.hap1, whole genome shotgun sequence containing:
- the LOC141984884 gene encoding myb/SANT-like DNA-binding domain-containing protein 7, which codes for MQSSSAEVTMMESQNRKRAPAWTEREVRDLIAVWGEESVLSELRSSFRNAKTFVKISQGMKDRGHNRDPKQCRVKLKELRQAYQKTREANGRSGSEPQTCRFYDELHAILGGSATTTPAVLFDSFNGDGGNTEAGFGDEEDEDDDEVVDSSQQASGETGFPDSQELFLTLDLEPVPPEPTQGCLLDPAGGEGTSAACVSMITGSSPSQRLVKIRKKKKTHSR